A window of Halomonas sp. GFAJ-1 contains these coding sequences:
- a CDS encoding dTMP kinase, with protein sequence MTKRGRFITLEGGEGVGKSTNVAFVEAWLKARGVDVVLTREPGGTPRAEAIRGLLLDPTQEEPLNSDAELLLMFAARAQHLAQKIVPALERGAWVVCDRFTDATFAYQGGGRGIAPSRIAQLEQFVQKGLSPDLTLLLDMSPAAAKTRLEGRLRDQHTQRDRFEQEQESFFEAVQQAYLSRAAAAPERFAIINAEQALDDVQAALATVLEERLALWR encoded by the coding sequence ATGACCAAGCGCGGACGCTTCATCACGCTAGAGGGTGGAGAGGGGGTAGGCAAATCTACCAATGTGGCGTTTGTGGAGGCTTGGCTAAAGGCGCGTGGCGTGGACGTGGTGCTCACCCGGGAGCCTGGAGGCACGCCGAGGGCCGAGGCGATTCGTGGGCTGCTGCTTGATCCCACGCAAGAAGAGCCACTTAATAGCGACGCTGAGCTACTGTTAATGTTTGCTGCCCGAGCCCAGCACTTGGCCCAAAAAATTGTGCCTGCGCTTGAGCGCGGTGCTTGGGTGGTTTGCGACCGGTTCACCGATGCCACCTTTGCCTATCAAGGCGGCGGCCGTGGCATTGCCCCTTCTCGCATTGCTCAGTTGGAGCAGTTTGTGCAAAAGGGGCTCTCGCCAGACCTGACACTTTTGCTGGATATGTCTCCTGCCGCTGCAAAAACGCGCTTAGAAGGGCGGCTACGTGACCAACACACCCAGCGTGACCGCTTTGAGCAAGAGCAGGAAAGTTTTTTTGAAGCGGTACAGCAGGCCTACCTAAGCCGAGCAGCGGCAGCGCCAGAAAGGTTTGCGATAATCAATGCCGAGCAGGCCCTTGACGACGTGCAGGCAGCGCTGGCAACAGTGCTGGAAGAGCGGTTAGCGCTATGGCGTTAA
- a CDS encoding BCR, YceG family protein gives MVKRLLAAVGILVVLGAAAAAGGYVYWQSRLEAPLTLDEPTLYQVPAGAGFNQVVGELEAQGIISDAWAFQLMARMEPERVPRLRVGEYQLTPGMSGLEMVALLGSNNVVTYPLTIPEGWTFRQMRGLLSVAPKLEQRTAELSDEEVMSLLGREGTFPEGWFFPDTYRYHLGMSDVDILRQALTRMERILEEVWEGRDDDLTIDTPYEALIMASLIERETGAPEERREIAGVFKRRMEQGMRLQTDPTIIYGMGERYEGRITRADIREATPYNTYVIDGMPPTPIAMPGRAALEAAVNPLPGETLYFVSRGDGTHHFSRTLREHNNAVNRYIRNR, from the coding sequence ATGGTGAAACGGTTATTAGCCGCAGTGGGAATCTTGGTAGTGCTTGGCGCAGCCGCGGCAGCAGGTGGTTACGTCTATTGGCAAAGCCGATTAGAGGCGCCATTAACCCTTGATGAACCTACTCTCTACCAAGTGCCAGCAGGCGCCGGTTTTAATCAGGTGGTGGGGGAGCTAGAGGCACAGGGAATTATTAGTGATGCGTGGGCCTTTCAGCTAATGGCACGAATGGAGCCCGAGCGCGTGCCGCGGCTAAGGGTGGGGGAGTACCAGCTTACGCCGGGCATGAGCGGGTTAGAGATGGTCGCGTTATTAGGTAGCAATAACGTTGTGACCTATCCGCTTACCATTCCCGAAGGCTGGACGTTTCGCCAGATGCGTGGTTTGCTCAGCGTGGCACCTAAGCTAGAGCAGCGCACCGCTGAATTAAGCGATGAAGAGGTGATGTCGCTATTAGGTCGTGAAGGTACCTTTCCCGAAGGCTGGTTTTTCCCTGACACCTACCGCTACCACCTGGGGATGAGCGATGTTGATATTTTGCGTCAGGCGCTTACTCGCATGGAACGTATCCTAGAAGAGGTATGGGAGGGTCGTGATGATGACCTTACGATTGATACGCCTTATGAAGCCCTGATTATGGCCTCATTAATTGAGCGTGAGACCGGCGCGCCCGAAGAGCGTCGTGAAATTGCCGGCGTATTTAAGCGGCGAATGGAGCAAGGAATGCGCCTGCAAACCGACCCCACGATTATTTATGGCATGGGGGAGCGTTATGAGGGACGTATTACTCGTGCGGATATACGCGAGGCCACGCCGTATAACACCTACGTGATCGATGGTATGCCACCCACGCCGATCGCAATGCCTGGGCGTGCCGCGCTAGAAGCCGCGGTTAATCCACTGCCTGGCGAGACGCTCTATTTTGTATCGCGAGGCGATGGTACGCACCATTTCTCCCGCACGCTGCGTGAGCACAATAACGCTGTTAATCGCTATATCCGTAACCGATGA
- a CDS encoding beta-ketoacyl-[acyl-carrier-protein] synthase II, which yields MARRRVVVTGLGLVTPVGNNVDESWANILAGKSGIAPIEHFDTSSFNTRFGGSVKNFDISPYLNPKDARKMDLFIQYGMAAGAQAIQDSGLECTEENAERIGVAIGSGIGGLPMIEHNHNALIKGGARRVSPFFVPGSIINMISGNMAIQHGFKGPNIAITTACTSGTHNIGYSARTIAYGDADVMICGGAEMATTPLGLGGFSAARALSTRNDSPEAASRPWDADRDGFVLSDGAGVLVLEEYEHAKARGATIYAELSGFGMSDDAFHMTAPPEDGRGAALSMSNAIKDAKIAPSEVHYINAHGTSTAAGDLAESRAVERVLGSAAQQVAVSSTKSMIGHLLGAAGAVEAIFSILAIRDQVAPPTINLDNPQEGCNLDYVPHTAREMRIDVALSNSFGFGGTNGSLLFTKV from the coding sequence ATGGCGCGTAGAAGGGTAGTGGTAACTGGGTTAGGCCTGGTGACCCCAGTGGGTAACAACGTAGATGAGTCGTGGGCGAACATTCTCGCGGGCAAAAGTGGCATAGCGCCGATAGAGCATTTTGACACCAGCAGCTTCAATACGCGTTTTGGTGGTTCGGTAAAGAATTTTGATATTAGCCCTTACCTGAACCCCAAAGACGCCCGCAAGATGGACCTGTTTATCCAATACGGCATGGCCGCCGGTGCTCAGGCGATTCAAGACTCAGGGCTTGAGTGCACTGAAGAGAATGCAGAGCGCATTGGCGTGGCGATTGGTTCGGGCATCGGTGGGCTGCCGATGATTGAGCATAATCACAATGCGCTAATCAAAGGGGGCGCCCGTCGTGTATCGCCGTTTTTCGTGCCCGGCTCTATTATTAATATGATCTCTGGCAACATGGCGATTCAGCACGGCTTCAAAGGCCCTAACATCGCTATTACCACCGCTTGTACTTCCGGCACCCACAACATTGGCTACAGTGCACGTACGATTGCCTATGGTGATGCTGACGTGATGATTTGTGGTGGCGCAGAAATGGCGACCACGCCGCTGGGGTTGGGTGGATTTTCGGCCGCGCGGGCGCTTTCAACGCGCAACGATAGCCCAGAAGCGGCCAGCCGCCCTTGGGATGCTGACCGCGATGGGTTTGTGCTATCAGACGGTGCCGGTGTCCTAGTGCTAGAAGAGTACGAGCACGCCAAGGCGCGGGGGGCGACGATTTATGCGGAGCTATCAGGATTTGGCATGAGTGATGATGCCTTCCACATGACGGCACCCCCTGAAGATGGCCGTGGCGCTGCGCTCTCAATGAGCAATGCTATCAAAGATGCCAAAATAGCGCCTTCTGAAGTGCACTACATCAATGCTCACGGCACGTCGACAGCCGCGGGTGATCTAGCAGAAAGCCGTGCGGTTGAGCGCGTGTTGGGCAGCGCAGCCCAGCAGGTGGCGGTCAGCTCTACCAAGTCGATGATTGGTCACCTCTTGGGTGCTGCTGGTGCGGTGGAAGCCATTTTCAGTATTTTGGCGATACGTGACCAGGTAGCTCCGCCCACAATTAACCTGGATAACCCCCAAGAGGGCTGCAATCTCGATTACGTGCCGCATACCGCCCGTGAAATGCGTATTGATGTAGCACTGTCCAATTCGTTTGGCTTTGGTGGCACCAACGGCTCGCTGCTGTTTACAAAGGTGTAA
- a CDS encoding aminodeoxychorismate lyase: MPQVPFDDRGLAYGDGIFETVLMRAGKPVLWPYHYARLALGCTRLNIPLPPIEQLHATWQEGSAAELEVLKLILTRGSGGRGYALPDVAAPRLLSRRTPFVVNAERWQKGVSVRICQLRLGFQPLLAGIKHLNRLENVLARQEWRDSAIAEGLLADADENVVEATSMNVFWQQAGALFTPSLERCGVAGTLRAALLDEGVVREAILPLNALPTVERLWVANSVQGVWPVRVLLNESGSELRSWPLAEHDRLQALGHRLLGYLPLSR, from the coding sequence ATGCCCCAGGTGCCGTTTGATGACCGTGGGCTAGCGTATGGTGACGGGATATTTGAAACAGTCTTAATGCGCGCCGGTAAGCCAGTGCTTTGGCCTTATCATTACGCGCGCTTGGCACTTGGCTGTACGCGCTTAAATATCCCGTTACCGCCGATCGAACAGCTCCACGCGACTTGGCAAGAAGGTTCTGCTGCTGAGCTTGAAGTGCTTAAGCTAATCCTAACCCGGGGAAGTGGTGGGCGCGGTTACGCACTGCCGGATGTGGCGGCGCCACGGCTGCTCAGTCGGCGAACGCCTTTTGTAGTCAATGCTGAACGTTGGCAGAAAGGGGTTAGCGTACGCATCTGCCAACTACGCCTTGGCTTCCAACCGCTGCTGGCGGGTATTAAGCACCTCAACCGTTTAGAAAATGTACTGGCGCGCCAGGAGTGGCGCGACAGTGCGATAGCAGAAGGTCTGCTGGCTGATGCGGACGAAAATGTGGTGGAAGCCACTAGTATGAACGTCTTTTGGCAACAGGCAGGGGCGCTATTTACTCCATCACTTGAGCGCTGTGGTGTAGCAGGTACTCTGCGTGCCGCGCTATTAGATGAGGGGGTAGTGCGTGAGGCGATACTGCCGTTAAATGCCTTACCTACTGTAGAGCGTTTATGGGTGGCCAACTCTGTTCAAGGGGTATGGCCAGTTAGAGTGCTGCTTAATGAATCGGGCAGTGAGCTGCGCTCTTGGCCGCTGGCTGAGCATGACCGATTACAAGCTTTGGGGCATCGTTTACTTGGCTATTTGCCCTTATCCCGTTAG
- a CDS encoding hydrolase TatD: MFVDSHCHLDRLSEHTHGGDISATLAAARSANVSQFLAISVTLEELPGLAAIAREHPDVAISAGLHPLHTTPNEPSVDDIVEAAEQYGAVAIGETGLDYHYQDSVPIDIQHERFKRHLLAARELELPVIVHTRDAKQETLSLLREYSNPKVGGVLHCFTEDIEMAREAVRLGFYISLSGIITFRNAASLRELARQLPLDRLLIETDSPYLAPVPYRGKPNEPAWVVEVAACIAEARGISVDEVAMQTTANFYHLFRAAAPDAPESVKQALAQSGLLV, translated from the coding sequence ATGTTTGTTGACTCACACTGCCACCTGGACCGCTTATCTGAGCATACCCATGGCGGCGATATTTCGGCTACCCTAGCGGCGGCCCGGTCTGCCAATGTCAGCCAGTTTCTCGCTATTTCGGTGACCTTAGAAGAGCTGCCTGGTTTAGCAGCGATTGCCAGAGAGCACCCGGATGTGGCTATTTCTGCAGGCTTACACCCTCTGCACACCACGCCCAACGAACCGAGCGTTGACGATATTGTTGAGGCCGCTGAACAGTACGGTGCAGTAGCGATAGGTGAAACTGGGCTTGATTATCACTACCAAGACAGCGTCCCTATTGATATCCAACATGAGCGCTTTAAGCGTCATTTGCTGGCGGCGCGAGAACTGGAGTTGCCGGTTATTGTTCATACTCGCGATGCCAAACAAGAAACGCTCTCTCTATTGCGCGAGTATAGTAACCCCAAGGTGGGCGGTGTATTACACTGCTTCACAGAAGATATCGAGATGGCGCGGGAAGCGGTGCGCTTAGGTTTCTATATTTCGTTATCGGGCATTATTACCTTTCGCAATGCCGCCTCGCTTCGCGAACTGGCGCGACAGTTGCCGCTAGATCGCCTATTGATTGAGACTGATAGCCCCTATTTGGCACCTGTGCCTTATCGTGGAAAGCCCAACGAACCCGCTTGGGTGGTTGAAGTTGCTGCGTGTATTGCAGAGGCTCGGGGTATCAGCGTAGATGAGGTGGCTATGCAAACCACGGCTAACTTCTATCACTTGTTCCGCGCTGCTGCTCCAGATGCTCCAGAGAGTGTTAAGCAGGCGTTAGCGCAATCAGGCCTGTTGGTGTAG
- a CDS encoding pilus assembly protein PilZ, with protein sequence MAAQKALSLTLPDVPTLLSAYMPFLDRGGIFVPTKTPYALGQEVFLLLTLPGESERLSVTGKVIWVSPEGVSGRRIPGIGVHFSQQDYSVRDRIETLLAGQLDKAPPSFTL encoded by the coding sequence ATGGCTGCTCAAAAAGCTCTCTCTTTGACATTACCCGATGTGCCGACGCTGCTATCCGCTTATATGCCTTTTCTTGATCGGGGAGGCATTTTTGTGCCCACTAAAACGCCTTATGCCCTTGGCCAAGAAGTATTTTTGTTACTGACGCTGCCTGGGGAGAGCGAGCGGCTTTCGGTCACCGGGAAAGTGATTTGGGTCTCCCCGGAAGGGGTGAGCGGTCGCCGCATTCCTGGGATTGGTGTGCACTTCAGCCAGCAGGATTATTCGGTGCGAGATCGCATTGAAACACTCCTGGCAGGCCAGTTAGATAAAGCTCCTCCGTCGTTTACGCTGTGA
- a CDS encoding DNA polymerase III subunit delta': protein MALTDVLPWHYDTWKQFVRLANDDRMPHALLISGAHGVGKQQLADALVAKTLCAKPTEQACGQCHSCAMLASGYHPDLLRISPEEGKRQIRIDPIRDVNRFVSQTAQQGGYRVIVISPAEAMNTAAANALLKSLEEPGEKTLFILLSDVPSRTLPTIRSRCQQWPLASVPFEACQGWLTEKLGSDEALFWWRVSGGLPLLAIELAMPDERALRHQIHDCFEQLVRGAEPVSEAARLDRQAIDAILWYGIAWLEDLIRLGLSGETTALHNPDLEPLYRQAVKNARVQDWFRLLDYAREQRRLLAVGANPNPQLVLEAWLVRWSALLRS, encoded by the coding sequence ATGGCGTTAACGGATGTGCTGCCCTGGCACTATGACACCTGGAAGCAGTTCGTTCGCTTAGCGAATGATGATCGTATGCCCCATGCATTGCTTATCAGTGGTGCACATGGCGTCGGGAAACAGCAGCTAGCGGACGCCTTAGTGGCGAAAACACTCTGCGCAAAGCCGACAGAACAAGCCTGCGGCCAGTGCCATAGCTGTGCCATGCTCGCCTCGGGCTATCATCCTGACTTGCTGCGCATCTCTCCTGAAGAGGGTAAGCGGCAGATTCGGATTGATCCGATACGTGATGTTAATCGCTTTGTGTCACAAACCGCACAGCAGGGCGGTTACCGGGTGATTGTCATATCCCCCGCTGAAGCGATGAACACTGCAGCGGCCAACGCCTTACTTAAAAGTTTGGAAGAGCCGGGTGAAAAAACGCTGTTTATTTTGCTCTCGGACGTACCCTCGCGGACGCTGCCTACTATCCGTTCCCGGTGTCAGCAGTGGCCGTTGGCAAGTGTGCCTTTTGAGGCGTGCCAAGGCTGGTTGACCGAGAAGCTGGGAAGCGACGAAGCGCTCTTTTGGTGGCGAGTATCTGGAGGGTTGCCACTGTTGGCTATAGAGTTGGCAATGCCTGATGAAAGGGCATTGCGCCACCAAATTCACGACTGCTTTGAGCAGTTGGTGCGCGGCGCAGAACCCGTTTCCGAGGCAGCAAGGCTCGATCGCCAAGCGATAGATGCCATCCTATGGTACGGTATTGCATGGCTTGAAGATCTCATTCGATTAGGCCTATCAGGCGAAACCACAGCGCTGCATAACCCTGATTTAGAGCCGCTTTATCGCCAAGCGGTTAAAAACGCCCGTGTACAAGACTGGTTTCGGCTATTGGATTATGCCCGCGAGCAGCGCCGCCTGCTGGCTGTGGGCGCCAACCCTAACCCACAGCTCGTCCTTGAAGCATGGCTGGTGCGTTGGTCGGCGCTGTTGCGCTCATAA